The Salminus brasiliensis chromosome 3, fSalBra1.hap2, whole genome shotgun sequence genome contains a region encoding:
- the uts2r5 gene encoding urotensin-2 receptor gives MGTLDRLSVSQWVQPNGSLSLLANSSPTATLPEPGSSPSHTVVTCVLGTVLSLMFVVGVFGNVYTLVVMNISVRVTGTMYVYIVNLALADLLYLATVPFVVCTYFAKDWYFGDVGCRILFSLDFLTMHASIFILTVMSTERYLAVVNPLDTLARARRCRRAVAWAVWLASFVLSLPTMIMIDLRRHIQDGVEKRMCHPTWQLTAYKVYLTVLFNTCILAPGFIIGYLYLKLARTYWLSQTTVFSSKEINKCPKQKVLYMIFGIVLTYWACFLPFWLWQLLSIYYPGKLSRNTMVYVNFVVTCLAYSNSCINPFLYTLLTRNYQEYLRDRQKSSAAFKRRFRHSSQRSVSSGSHQFTNVSCSTHQNGVLDAYTKL, from the coding sequence ATGGGGACGCTTGACCGtctctcagtcagtcagtgggtCCAGCCAAACGGTTCCTTGAGTCTGCTGGCCAACTCTTCACCAACGGCCACCCTGCCGGAGCCAGGGTCTTCTCCCAGTCACACCGTGGTTACGTGTGTGCTGGGAACCGTCCTGAGCCTCATGTTTGTGGTTGGCGTGTTCGGAAATGTGTACACCCTGGTGGTGATGAACATCTCCGTCCGCGTCACTGGGACCATGTACGTCTACATCGTGAACCTGGCTCTGGCCGACCTGCTGTACCTGGCCACCGTGCCCTTCGTGGTGTGCACCTACTTCGCTAAGGACTGGTACTTCGGCGACGTGGGCTGTCGGATCCTCTTCAGCCTCGACTTCCTCACCATGCACGCCAGCATCTTCATCCTCACTGTGATGAGCACCGAGAGGTACCTGGCTGTGGTGAACCCGCTGGACACTCTGGCCCGGGCCAGGCGCTGCAGGAGAGCCGTGGCGTGGGCCGTGTGGCTCGCCTCATTCGTCCTCTCCCTGCCCACCATGATCATGATCGACCTGAGGAGACACATCCAGGACGGCGTGGAGAAGCGCATGTGCCACCCTACCTGGCAGCTCACGGCCTACAAGGTGTACCTGACCGTGCTTTTCAACACCTGCATCCTGGCTCCTGGGTTCATCATCGGGTACCTGTACCTCAAACTGGCCAGGACTTACTGGCTCTCCCAGACCACCGTGTTCTCGTCCAAAGAAATTAACAAGTGTCCCAAGCAGAAGGTGCTGTACATGATCTTTGGCATAGTTCTCACTTACTGGGCGTGCTTCCTGCCCTTCTGGCTGTGGCAGCTGCTCAGCATCTATTACCCTGGGAAGCTGTCTCGCAATACTATGGTGTACGTGAACTTTGTGGTGACCTGTCTGGCTTATAGCAACAGCTGCATCAACCCCTTCCTTTACACGCTGCTGACCAGAAATTACCAGGAGTACCTGAGAGACAGGCAGAAGAGCAGCGCAGCCTTCAAGAGAAGGTTCCGGCACTCGTCTCAGAGGTCCGTGTCGTCTGGAAGTCACCAGTTTACAAACGTTTCGTGTAGCACGCACCAAAACGGTGTTCTGGATGCCTACACCAAGCTCTGA